Proteins from a single region of Xiphias gladius isolate SHS-SW01 ecotype Sanya breed wild chromosome 2, ASM1685928v1, whole genome shotgun sequence:
- the atxn10 gene encoding ataxin-10 isoform X4: protein MSSLNGFPVWDAVEEQAFSRLLKVLTRLSSELQAANGDDADMQSVALQLQLIAECFRAQRNSCVQSTRNQSLLRELGFIDVSLKLLSFLQTTNLESRDGIFEPLRCGIQFLGNLAVENQVCKDDIWQLSFPNLLLQLLNADDEKTVNYASMLLHTCLDEAKVEELSEPQNIQLALRVLELCRTQPELDWTVLIATQHFLKSSALVESMYSGMSHHERITLLEVLFAELREEDSEECGIPPSVASFLASSFQKDCGAVLTLATGSASNDEVLQEALMVISLLDVLCEMTSDHRQFMFLQDHPDLLVTTVALFVFLLFTLYILPTELLEQVHAIGKASKNIFSAAQNFSSFSGDGDSSSHSPVISFKAHLIRLIGNLCHSNTNNQKKVRELQGIPLILDNCNIDSNNPFISQWAIFTIRNLLEHNTQNQEVVADLERRGPVDYSALRELGFLVEERDGSLLLKPVKKD from the exons ATGTCCTCCCTTAATGGATTCCCAGTTTG GGATGCCGTGGAGGAGCAGGCTTTCTCCCGTCTTTTGAAGGTCCTGACCAGGCTCAGTAGTGAGCTGCAGGCTGCCAACGGAGACGACGCGGACATGCAGTCTGTCGCCCTGCAGCTGCAGTTGATTGCTGAGTGCTTTAGGGCCCAGAGGAACTCTTGCGTCCAGAGCACACGCAACCAGAGTCTGCTCAG GGAGCTTGGTTTCATTGATGTATCCCTTAAACTCCTGAGCTTCCTTCAAACCACAAATTTGGAGAGCAGAGACGGCATATTTGAAC CGCTCCGTTGTGGGATCCAGTTCCTCGGTAACTTAGCTGTCGAAAACCAAGTGTGTAAAGATGATATTTGGCAGCTGAGTTTCCCAAATCTTCTCCT GCAGCTGCTCAATGCTGATGATGAGAAGACAGTGAACTACGCCTCTATGCTACTCCACACATGTCTGGATGAAGCCAAAGTGGAAGAACTGTCTGAGCCGCAGAACATCCAGCTGGCACTCAGGGTGCTGGAGCTCTGTAGGACTCAACCTGAACTGGACTGGAC GGTACTCATTGCAACCCAGCATTTCCTTAAGTCTTCAGCTCTGGTGGAGAGCATGTACTCAGGGATGTCTCACCATGAAAG aattACGCTGCTAGAGGTGCTCTTTGCCGAGCTAAGAGAGGAGGACTCAGAGGAGTGTGGCATTCCACCCAGCGTGGCCAGTTTTCTGGCTAGTTCCTTCCAGAAAGATTGTGGCGCTGTGCTGACACTTGCTACTGGTTCTGCTTCCAATGATGAG GTCCTGCAGGAGGCATTGATGGTGATTAGTCTGCTGGACGTTCTGTGTGAAATGACCTCAGACCACAGGCAGTTCATGTTCCTACAGGACCACCCTGACCTTCTAGTGACTACTGttg ctttgtttgtttttctacttttcacCCTTTACATTCTCCCTACAGAGCTCCTGGAGCAGGTGCATGCCATAGGGAAGgccagtaaaaatattttcagtgctGCTCAGAACTTCTCCTCCTTCAGTGGAGATGGAGACTCTTCCTCCCATTCTCCTGTCATCAGCTTCAAGGCTCACCTCATCCGGCTGATAGGAAACCTCTGTCACAGCAATACTAACAACCAGAAGAAG GTGAGAGAACTGCAAGGCATCCCCCTCATCTTGGACAACTGCAACATAGACAGCAACAACCCAT TCATCAGCCAGTGGGCAATCTTCACCATCAGGAACCTTCTAGAACACAACACGCAGAACCAGGAGGTGGTCGCCGACCTAGAACGCCGTGGCCCCGTTGACTACTCTGCTCTCAGGGAGCTTGGTTTCCTGGTGGAGGAGCGAGATGGAAGCTTGCTGCTCAAACCTGTGAAGAAAGACTAA
- the atxn10 gene encoding ataxin-10 isoform X5 produces the protein MDAVEEQAFSRLLKVLTRLSSELQAANGDDADMQSVALQLQLIAECFRAQRNSCVQSTRNQSLLRELGFIDVSLKLLSFLQTTNLESRDGIFEPLRCGIQFLGNLAVENQVCKDDIWQLSFPNLLLQLLNADDEKTVNYASMLLHTCLDEAKVEELSEPQNIQLALRVLELCRTQPELDWTVLIATQHFLKSSALVESMYSGMSHHERITLLEVLFAELREEDSEECGIPPSVASFLASSFQKDCGAVLTLATGSASNDEVLQEALMVISLLDVLCEMTSDHRQFMFLQDHPDLLVTTVALFVFLLFTLYILPTELLEQVHAIGKASKNIFSAAQNFSSFSGDGDSSSHSPVISFKAHLIRLIGNLCHSNTNNQKKVRELQGIPLILDNCNIDSNNPFISQWAIFTIRNLLEHNTQNQEVVADLERRGPVDYSALRELGFLVEERDGSLLLKPVKKD, from the exons at GGATGCCGTGGAGGAGCAGGCTTTCTCCCGTCTTTTGAAGGTCCTGACCAGGCTCAGTAGTGAGCTGCAGGCTGCCAACGGAGACGACGCGGACATGCAGTCTGTCGCCCTGCAGCTGCAGTTGATTGCTGAGTGCTTTAGGGCCCAGAGGAACTCTTGCGTCCAGAGCACACGCAACCAGAGTCTGCTCAG GGAGCTTGGTTTCATTGATGTATCCCTTAAACTCCTGAGCTTCCTTCAAACCACAAATTTGGAGAGCAGAGACGGCATATTTGAAC CGCTCCGTTGTGGGATCCAGTTCCTCGGTAACTTAGCTGTCGAAAACCAAGTGTGTAAAGATGATATTTGGCAGCTGAGTTTCCCAAATCTTCTCCT GCAGCTGCTCAATGCTGATGATGAGAAGACAGTGAACTACGCCTCTATGCTACTCCACACATGTCTGGATGAAGCCAAAGTGGAAGAACTGTCTGAGCCGCAGAACATCCAGCTGGCACTCAGGGTGCTGGAGCTCTGTAGGACTCAACCTGAACTGGACTGGAC GGTACTCATTGCAACCCAGCATTTCCTTAAGTCTTCAGCTCTGGTGGAGAGCATGTACTCAGGGATGTCTCACCATGAAAG aattACGCTGCTAGAGGTGCTCTTTGCCGAGCTAAGAGAGGAGGACTCAGAGGAGTGTGGCATTCCACCCAGCGTGGCCAGTTTTCTGGCTAGTTCCTTCCAGAAAGATTGTGGCGCTGTGCTGACACTTGCTACTGGTTCTGCTTCCAATGATGAG GTCCTGCAGGAGGCATTGATGGTGATTAGTCTGCTGGACGTTCTGTGTGAAATGACCTCAGACCACAGGCAGTTCATGTTCCTACAGGACCACCCTGACCTTCTAGTGACTACTGttg ctttgtttgtttttctacttttcacCCTTTACATTCTCCCTACAGAGCTCCTGGAGCAGGTGCATGCCATAGGGAAGgccagtaaaaatattttcagtgctGCTCAGAACTTCTCCTCCTTCAGTGGAGATGGAGACTCTTCCTCCCATTCTCCTGTCATCAGCTTCAAGGCTCACCTCATCCGGCTGATAGGAAACCTCTGTCACAGCAATACTAACAACCAGAAGAAG GTGAGAGAACTGCAAGGCATCCCCCTCATCTTGGACAACTGCAACATAGACAGCAACAACCCAT TCATCAGCCAGTGGGCAATCTTCACCATCAGGAACCTTCTAGAACACAACACGCAGAACCAGGAGGTGGTCGCCGACCTAGAACGCCGTGGCCCCGTTGACTACTCTGCTCTCAGGGAGCTTGGTTTCCTGGTGGAGGAGCGAGATGGAAGCTTGCTGCTCAAACCTGTGAAGAAAGACTAA
- the atxn10 gene encoding ataxin-10 isoform X3, with protein MKQANMAALNSGNLDISASLAGILNEKHCPEHLQVLKTFTAALRDREYRDAVEEQAFSRLLKVLTRLSSELQAANGDDADMQSVALQLQLIAECFRAQRNSCVQSTRNQSLLRELGFIDVSLKLLSFLQTTNLESRDGIFEPLRCGIQFLGNLAVENQVCKDDIWQLSFPNLLLQLLNADDEKTVNYASMLLHTCLDEAKVEELSEPQNIQLALRVLELCRTQPELDWTVLIATQHFLKSSALVESMYSGMSHHERITLLEVLFAELREEDSEECGIPPSVASFLASSFQKDCGAVLTLATGSASNDEVLQEALMVISLLDVLCEMTSDHRQFMFLQDHPDLLVTTVELLEQVHAIGKASKNIFSAAQNFSSFSGDGDSSSHSPVISFKAHLIRLIGNLCHSNTNNQKKVRELQGIPLILDNCNIDSNNPFISQWAIFTIRNLLEHNTQNQEVVADLERRGPVDYSALRELGFLVEERDGSLLLKPVKKD; from the exons ATGAAGCAGGCAAACATGGCAGCGCTCAACAGCGGCAACTTGGACATCTCAGCGTCTCTCGCTggcattttgaatgaaaaacactgCCCTGAGCACTtgcaagttttaaaaacatttacgGCTGCGTTACGGGACAGGGAATACAG GGATGCCGTGGAGGAGCAGGCTTTCTCCCGTCTTTTGAAGGTCCTGACCAGGCTCAGTAGTGAGCTGCAGGCTGCCAACGGAGACGACGCGGACATGCAGTCTGTCGCCCTGCAGCTGCAGTTGATTGCTGAGTGCTTTAGGGCCCAGAGGAACTCTTGCGTCCAGAGCACACGCAACCAGAGTCTGCTCAG GGAGCTTGGTTTCATTGATGTATCCCTTAAACTCCTGAGCTTCCTTCAAACCACAAATTTGGAGAGCAGAGACGGCATATTTGAAC CGCTCCGTTGTGGGATCCAGTTCCTCGGTAACTTAGCTGTCGAAAACCAAGTGTGTAAAGATGATATTTGGCAGCTGAGTTTCCCAAATCTTCTCCT GCAGCTGCTCAATGCTGATGATGAGAAGACAGTGAACTACGCCTCTATGCTACTCCACACATGTCTGGATGAAGCCAAAGTGGAAGAACTGTCTGAGCCGCAGAACATCCAGCTGGCACTCAGGGTGCTGGAGCTCTGTAGGACTCAACCTGAACTGGACTGGAC GGTACTCATTGCAACCCAGCATTTCCTTAAGTCTTCAGCTCTGGTGGAGAGCATGTACTCAGGGATGTCTCACCATGAAAG aattACGCTGCTAGAGGTGCTCTTTGCCGAGCTAAGAGAGGAGGACTCAGAGGAGTGTGGCATTCCACCCAGCGTGGCCAGTTTTCTGGCTAGTTCCTTCCAGAAAGATTGTGGCGCTGTGCTGACACTTGCTACTGGTTCTGCTTCCAATGATGAG GTCCTGCAGGAGGCATTGATGGTGATTAGTCTGCTGGACGTTCTGTGTGAAATGACCTCAGACCACAGGCAGTTCATGTTCCTACAGGACCACCCTGACCTTCTAGTGACTACTGttg AGCTCCTGGAGCAGGTGCATGCCATAGGGAAGgccagtaaaaatattttcagtgctGCTCAGAACTTCTCCTCCTTCAGTGGAGATGGAGACTCTTCCTCCCATTCTCCTGTCATCAGCTTCAAGGCTCACCTCATCCGGCTGATAGGAAACCTCTGTCACAGCAATACTAACAACCAGAAGAAG GTGAGAGAACTGCAAGGCATCCCCCTCATCTTGGACAACTGCAACATAGACAGCAACAACCCAT TCATCAGCCAGTGGGCAATCTTCACCATCAGGAACCTTCTAGAACACAACACGCAGAACCAGGAGGTGGTCGCCGACCTAGAACGCCGTGGCCCCGTTGACTACTCTGCTCTCAGGGAGCTTGGTTTCCTGGTGGAGGAGCGAGATGGAAGCTTGCTGCTCAAACCTGTGAAGAAAGACTAA
- the atxn10 gene encoding ataxin-10 isoform X2 produces MDSQDAVEEQAFSRLLKVLTRLSSELQAANGDDADMQSVALQLQLIAECFRAQRNSCVQSTRNQSLLRELGFIDVSLKLLSFLQTTNLESRDGIFEPLRCGIQFLGNLAVENQVCKDDIWQLSFPNLLLQLLNADDEKTVNYASMLLHTCLDEAKVEELSEPQNIQLALRVLELCRTQPELDWTVLIATQHFLKSSALVESMYSGMSHHERITLLEVLFAELREEDSEECGIPPSVASFLASSFQKDCGAVLTLATGSASNDEVLQEALMVISLLDVLCEMTSDHRQFMFLQDHPDLLVTTVALFVFLLFTLYILPTELLEQVHAIGKASKNIFSAAQNFSSFSGDGDSSSHSPVISFKAHLIRLIGNLCHSNTNNQKKVRELQGIPLILDNCNIDSNNPFISQWAIFTIRNLLEHNTQNQEVVADLERRGPVDYSALRELGFLVEERDGSLLLKPVKKD; encoded by the exons ATGGATTCCCA GGATGCCGTGGAGGAGCAGGCTTTCTCCCGTCTTTTGAAGGTCCTGACCAGGCTCAGTAGTGAGCTGCAGGCTGCCAACGGAGACGACGCGGACATGCAGTCTGTCGCCCTGCAGCTGCAGTTGATTGCTGAGTGCTTTAGGGCCCAGAGGAACTCTTGCGTCCAGAGCACACGCAACCAGAGTCTGCTCAG GGAGCTTGGTTTCATTGATGTATCCCTTAAACTCCTGAGCTTCCTTCAAACCACAAATTTGGAGAGCAGAGACGGCATATTTGAAC CGCTCCGTTGTGGGATCCAGTTCCTCGGTAACTTAGCTGTCGAAAACCAAGTGTGTAAAGATGATATTTGGCAGCTGAGTTTCCCAAATCTTCTCCT GCAGCTGCTCAATGCTGATGATGAGAAGACAGTGAACTACGCCTCTATGCTACTCCACACATGTCTGGATGAAGCCAAAGTGGAAGAACTGTCTGAGCCGCAGAACATCCAGCTGGCACTCAGGGTGCTGGAGCTCTGTAGGACTCAACCTGAACTGGACTGGAC GGTACTCATTGCAACCCAGCATTTCCTTAAGTCTTCAGCTCTGGTGGAGAGCATGTACTCAGGGATGTCTCACCATGAAAG aattACGCTGCTAGAGGTGCTCTTTGCCGAGCTAAGAGAGGAGGACTCAGAGGAGTGTGGCATTCCACCCAGCGTGGCCAGTTTTCTGGCTAGTTCCTTCCAGAAAGATTGTGGCGCTGTGCTGACACTTGCTACTGGTTCTGCTTCCAATGATGAG GTCCTGCAGGAGGCATTGATGGTGATTAGTCTGCTGGACGTTCTGTGTGAAATGACCTCAGACCACAGGCAGTTCATGTTCCTACAGGACCACCCTGACCTTCTAGTGACTACTGttg ctttgtttgtttttctacttttcacCCTTTACATTCTCCCTACAGAGCTCCTGGAGCAGGTGCATGCCATAGGGAAGgccagtaaaaatattttcagtgctGCTCAGAACTTCTCCTCCTTCAGTGGAGATGGAGACTCTTCCTCCCATTCTCCTGTCATCAGCTTCAAGGCTCACCTCATCCGGCTGATAGGAAACCTCTGTCACAGCAATACTAACAACCAGAAGAAG GTGAGAGAACTGCAAGGCATCCCCCTCATCTTGGACAACTGCAACATAGACAGCAACAACCCAT TCATCAGCCAGTGGGCAATCTTCACCATCAGGAACCTTCTAGAACACAACACGCAGAACCAGGAGGTGGTCGCCGACCTAGAACGCCGTGGCCCCGTTGACTACTCTGCTCTCAGGGAGCTTGGTTTCCTGGTGGAGGAGCGAGATGGAAGCTTGCTGCTCAAACCTGTGAAGAAAGACTAA
- the atxn10 gene encoding ataxin-10 isoform X1 — protein sequence MKQANMAALNSGNLDISASLAGILNEKHCPEHLQVLKTFTAALRDREYRDAVEEQAFSRLLKVLTRLSSELQAANGDDADMQSVALQLQLIAECFRAQRNSCVQSTRNQSLLRELGFIDVSLKLLSFLQTTNLESRDGIFEPLRCGIQFLGNLAVENQVCKDDIWQLSFPNLLLQLLNADDEKTVNYASMLLHTCLDEAKVEELSEPQNIQLALRVLELCRTQPELDWTVLIATQHFLKSSALVESMYSGMSHHERITLLEVLFAELREEDSEECGIPPSVASFLASSFQKDCGAVLTLATGSASNDEVLQEALMVISLLDVLCEMTSDHRQFMFLQDHPDLLVTTVALFVFLLFTLYILPTELLEQVHAIGKASKNIFSAAQNFSSFSGDGDSSSHSPVISFKAHLIRLIGNLCHSNTNNQKKVRELQGIPLILDNCNIDSNNPFISQWAIFTIRNLLEHNTQNQEVVADLERRGPVDYSALRELGFLVEERDGSLLLKPVKKD from the exons ATGAAGCAGGCAAACATGGCAGCGCTCAACAGCGGCAACTTGGACATCTCAGCGTCTCTCGCTggcattttgaatgaaaaacactgCCCTGAGCACTtgcaagttttaaaaacatttacgGCTGCGTTACGGGACAGGGAATACAG GGATGCCGTGGAGGAGCAGGCTTTCTCCCGTCTTTTGAAGGTCCTGACCAGGCTCAGTAGTGAGCTGCAGGCTGCCAACGGAGACGACGCGGACATGCAGTCTGTCGCCCTGCAGCTGCAGTTGATTGCTGAGTGCTTTAGGGCCCAGAGGAACTCTTGCGTCCAGAGCACACGCAACCAGAGTCTGCTCAG GGAGCTTGGTTTCATTGATGTATCCCTTAAACTCCTGAGCTTCCTTCAAACCACAAATTTGGAGAGCAGAGACGGCATATTTGAAC CGCTCCGTTGTGGGATCCAGTTCCTCGGTAACTTAGCTGTCGAAAACCAAGTGTGTAAAGATGATATTTGGCAGCTGAGTTTCCCAAATCTTCTCCT GCAGCTGCTCAATGCTGATGATGAGAAGACAGTGAACTACGCCTCTATGCTACTCCACACATGTCTGGATGAAGCCAAAGTGGAAGAACTGTCTGAGCCGCAGAACATCCAGCTGGCACTCAGGGTGCTGGAGCTCTGTAGGACTCAACCTGAACTGGACTGGAC GGTACTCATTGCAACCCAGCATTTCCTTAAGTCTTCAGCTCTGGTGGAGAGCATGTACTCAGGGATGTCTCACCATGAAAG aattACGCTGCTAGAGGTGCTCTTTGCCGAGCTAAGAGAGGAGGACTCAGAGGAGTGTGGCATTCCACCCAGCGTGGCCAGTTTTCTGGCTAGTTCCTTCCAGAAAGATTGTGGCGCTGTGCTGACACTTGCTACTGGTTCTGCTTCCAATGATGAG GTCCTGCAGGAGGCATTGATGGTGATTAGTCTGCTGGACGTTCTGTGTGAAATGACCTCAGACCACAGGCAGTTCATGTTCCTACAGGACCACCCTGACCTTCTAGTGACTACTGttg ctttgtttgtttttctacttttcacCCTTTACATTCTCCCTACAGAGCTCCTGGAGCAGGTGCATGCCATAGGGAAGgccagtaaaaatattttcagtgctGCTCAGAACTTCTCCTCCTTCAGTGGAGATGGAGACTCTTCCTCCCATTCTCCTGTCATCAGCTTCAAGGCTCACCTCATCCGGCTGATAGGAAACCTCTGTCACAGCAATACTAACAACCAGAAGAAG GTGAGAGAACTGCAAGGCATCCCCCTCATCTTGGACAACTGCAACATAGACAGCAACAACCCAT TCATCAGCCAGTGGGCAATCTTCACCATCAGGAACCTTCTAGAACACAACACGCAGAACCAGGAGGTGGTCGCCGACCTAGAACGCCGTGGCCCCGTTGACTACTCTGCTCTCAGGGAGCTTGGTTTCCTGGTGGAGGAGCGAGATGGAAGCTTGCTGCTCAAACCTGTGAAGAAAGACTAA